ACTCAAAGAGGCATTAGAGCCAGTTCGTACACAATATGACTTTTGCATTATCGATAATCCGCCAGATATCAATACCAGTGTCTACAACGCGTTGATGGTCGCTAATGAGGTTATTTTTGTAACGACACCGGATTGCTATGCACGTGATGGCATGAACTTAATGTACGAACAGCTGCAAGCGGCAAAGAATGATCGAATCACGATGGACCAGGGATATAATGAATTGTTGCCGGACCGGCGCCTTCGTTTCCGGGGTTGTGTGCTAAACAAATATACGCCAGATTCCGGCCCAATTTTAGAAACCATCCAGAAGAAAATGCCCACTTTTTCTACCACCATTCGTTTAACCAAGACGGGAGCTAACCGGTTGCGTGAATCAGCCGAGCGTGGGATTTCCGTGCAAACACTTTCACCAACTTGCGGTTTTTCGCGGGATTTTAAACATTTTATGGAAGAGTTGTTCTACACAAAAGAAAGTGAGAACAGCTAATGGCAAAAAGACTGGATATGAATGATTATTTCAATCGGGCATCACAAAACTCGGAGACACTGCCGGAATTGGTACACATGCTGGAAATGTCTGCACTTGTTGTGAATCAACAAAACTTTTACAGTATCGCAGATATAGAGGCGTTGGCGGCGGACATTCTGCGCAACGGGATTCGTCAGCCGCTTGTAGTGGTGATGCAACAGGATGGGGCCACCTATCGTCTGATTTCAGGGCATCGGCGCCTGGTCGCTTTACAGTATCTAAAAGATCAGGGAGAA
This window of the Methylomusa anaerophila genome carries:
- a CDS encoding ParA family protein, yielding MEQSTGMIIFCFMNLKGGVGKTTLSTHVACALAKLGVKVLFIDNDKQGNASRFFQAQTENTLAEVLDSSISAAQAIQKTAYKNLDLISADMGLAAVNFDIMLFDKYKNRNQKFLLKEALEPVRTQYDFCIIDNPPDINTSVYNALMVANEVIFVTTPDCYARDGMNLMYEQLQAAKNDRITMDQGYNELLPDRRLRFRGCVLNKYTPDSGPILETIQKKMPTFSTTIRLTKTGANRLRESAERGISVQTLSPTCGFSRDFKHFMEELFYTKESENS